Proteins encoded by one window of Candidatus Zixiibacteriota bacterium:
- the rplQ gene encoding 50S ribosomal protein L17 encodes MGHRDKVKKLGRTRSHREAMLANMAMSLFTHRVIRTTDAKAKALKPLVDRIIATAKQDTLSAKRQVARTVKNKEVFKKLFSEIVPQFSERQSGFSRVIKLGVRRGDGAPISVVELLTQPSKAETEGKSKKEKKSAKDLAKPKVTGGPKGTKASKKDSKKLRSGKKSGGKKRASQRTKSK; translated from the coding sequence ATGGGACATCGAGATAAAGTCAAGAAACTGGGTCGCACCAGGTCGCATCGTGAAGCCATGCTGGCCAATATGGCCATGTCGCTTTTTACACACCGGGTAATTAGAACCACCGATGCCAAGGCAAAGGCCCTCAAGCCCCTGGTCGATCGCATCATTGCCACGGCCAAACAGGACACTCTGAGCGCCAAGCGCCAGGTGGCCCGGACGGTGAAGAACAAAGAAGTTTTCAAGAAACTGTTTTCGGAGATTGTACCCCAGTTTTCGGAAAGACAGTCCGGTTTTTCGAGAGTCATCAAGCTCGGCGTACGCCGCGGCGATGGTGCTCCGATATCGGTGGTTGAGCTTTTAACGCAGCCGTCGAAGGCCGAGACCGAGGGCAAGTCCAAGAAAGAAAAGAAATCTGCTAAAGATCTGGCCAAGCCCAAAGTCACCGGTGGTCCTAAGGGTACCAAGGCTTCCAAAAAGGACTCCAAGAAGCTTCGCAGCGGCAAGAAGTCCGGCGGGAAGAAGAGAGCCAGCCAGCGGACCAAGAGCAAATAG